The region GAGGGGCTCGAGACCCGCGAGGTCTTCAGGCAGGTCCACGCCGCGATGATGGAGGAGTAATGCACGAGTACAGCATCGCCTACGACATCTACACGACCGCCCGCCGCGCCGCGCTCGAAAACGGCGCAAAAGAGGTGAAGTGCGTCTCGGTGGATGTCGGCAAGATGGCGATGGCGAACCCCGAGCAGGTGGAGTTCCTCTTCAACGTCATCATCGAGGACGACCCGCTCTTCTCGGGCGCTCGGCTCTCGTGCCGGGATATCGAGGCGCGCACCCGCTGCTCCTGCGGCTACGAGGGGAGCGAGCGGTTTGTCTGCCCCCAGTGCGGGAAACTCCCGGAAGTTGTTGCTGGAATGGAGATCGTAGTCACAAACATCGAGATAGAAGTGGACGAAGAATGAAAGTCAACCTCATGCACGGTGCCGGCGGCGAAGTGATGGGCGAGCTCTTAACGGTCATCACCAACCTCAAGCACAACAACGCCGGCGGGATAGGGCTCGAATCGCTCGACGACGGGGCGGTCATCCCCATAAACGGCCAGAACATCGTATTCACGACCGACAATCACATAGTCTCGCCGATCTTCTTCCCCGGCGGAGACATCGGACGAATCGCCGTCTGCGGAACCATCAACGACCTTGCGATGATGGGCGGGCGGCCGGTCGCGCTCTCGTGCGGGATGGTCATCCCCGAAGGCTTCGACGTCGCCGACCTCGAGCGGATCGTCGCATCGATGGACGCCGCCCTCGACGAGTGCGGGGCAAACCTCGTCACGGGGGATACCAAGGTGCTCGAGCGGGGCGCTCTCGACACCATCGTCATCAACACCGCCGGCATCGGCGTCGCCGAGCGGGTGGTGCGGGACAACGGCCTTGCGCCCGGCGATAAGATCATCGTCAGCGGCACCATCGGCGACCACGGCATCGCCATCATGGCCCACCGCGAGGGATTCGACTTCGGCGGCCAGATCCGCTCCGATGTCGCTCCCCTCTGGAGACTCGTCGAGCGGGCGCTCGCGGCCGGCGATATCCACGCCATGAAAGACCCGACCCGAGGCGGGTTTGCGAACGCCATCAACGAGATGGCAAGAAAGAGCAGGGTGGGCGTCGTCATCGAGGAAGAAGCCCTTCCCTTCCGGACGAACGTCCGAAGCGCCGCCGGTATGCTCGGCATCGATCCCCTCGAGGTGGC is a window of Methanoculleus sp. 7T DNA encoding:
- a CDS encoding hydrogenase maturation nickel metallochaperone HypA/HybF, encoding MHEYSIAYDIYTTARRAALENGAKEVKCVSVDVGKMAMANPEQVEFLFNVIIEDDPLFSGARLSCRDIEARTRCSCGYEGSERFVCPQCGKLPEVVAGMEIVVTNIEIEVDEE
- the hypE gene encoding hydrogenase expression/formation protein HypE, translating into MKVNLMHGAGGEVMGELLTVITNLKHNNAGGIGLESLDDGAVIPINGQNIVFTTDNHIVSPIFFPGGDIGRIAVCGTINDLAMMGGRPVALSCGMVIPEGFDVADLERIVASMDAALDECGANLVTGDTKVLERGALDTIVINTAGIGVAERVVRDNGLAPGDKIIVSGTIGDHGIAIMAHREGFDFGGQIRSDVAPLWRLVERALAAGDIHAMKDPTRGGFANAINEMARKSRVGVVIEEEALPFRTNVRSAAGMLGIDPLEVANEGKVVMGVAPDDAEAVLAAIRSHPYGRDAVIVGEVVEGAHVVMRTAIGGERFIEPPIGDPVPRVC